Genomic segment of Luteolibacter sp. Y139:
GGACGGTTTCCGTGGTGCCGTCGGGCTTTTTCACCTGCTCGGTTTCGTCGTCGATGCCCTTCACCGAGCCGCGGAATTTGCCGCGCTCGTCGAGGGGGCCGACGTCGTTGTGGCCGAATTGAATCAGCACGATATCGCCGGGCTTCATGGTCTTCAGCATGTCGTCCCAGCGGCCTTCATTGAAAAAGGTCCGTGCCGAGCGACCGCCGATGGCGCGGTTCACGACCTGGATTTTCGTGGTGTCGACGAGACCGGGGATGTCCTGACCCCAGCCACGCATCGTGCCCTGATTCTTTACCGTCGAATCTCCGGCGATCCAGAGCGTGGGCAGTGCGGATGCCGGGACCTCTTTCTTCACCTGCGAGTCGTCCACGACCGGCCGTTCATCCTGGGCGGAGAGCAGCAGCGGTGCGGCGGCGAGGAGCACTAGCAAGCGGCGGAAGGAGCGTTGGGTCATGGTGACAAGATACCCGGATCGGTGATCCTACCCATTGCCCCGAACGGGTAATCTGACAAGCTGGCAGGGACCGATCCATGCTCTGGCCATGCGCCCGCACTTCCTTTTCGCTGTTCCGCTTCTCGTCACGCCGCTTCATGCTGGAACCGGCCCTTGGAAATTCGACTTCGGCAGTGGCAAGCCCGCGCTGGGTTTCACTGCGGTGCATGTGGGCGAGCGCTATGACGAGGCGAAGGGG
This window contains:
- a CDS encoding rhamnogalacturonan acetylesterase; this encodes MTQRSFRRLLVLLAAAPLLLSAQDERPVVDDSQVKKEVPASALPTLWIAGDSTVKNQGTMRGWGQDIPGLVDTTKIQVVNRAIGGRSARTFFNEGRWDDMLKTMKPGDIVLIQFGHNDVGPLDERGKFRGSVKGIDDETEQVKKPDGTTETVHSFGWYLKHYAHTAKAKGATVVLCSPVPHKKFDREGKFVPDWDQWRGWVKDCAAAEGALYLDLADLVGTRYAAMKPAEVEALFADKGTHTNAEGSKLNAQAVIDGLKALPDNPLAKFLPQTAGTPP